The Bactrocera dorsalis isolate Fly_Bdor chromosome 2, ASM2337382v1, whole genome shotgun sequence region gacgaccatggcaaacgaataaaggactacgatttgagggcatgcatctggaatgtccggtcccttaattgggaaggtgccgctgcccagctggttgaaaaaggaaaaggaaaaataaaggctgacatcacagccgtccaagaaatgcgatggacgggacaaggacagatacgagtaggtccttatggcatttactacagtggccatataaaggagcgcaagtttggtgtgggatttgtggtgggagagagactccgttgccgagtactatcattcactccggtgaatgaacctctagccacaatccgcatcaaagcgaggttcttcaacatatcgctgatttgcgcccacgcctcaacggaagagaaggacgatgtgaccaaaaatgcctGTTATCAGTGCTTGGAGAGCAcgtatgagagatgcccccgccacgatgtcaaaatcgtgcttggcgactttaacgccagtgtgggcaaagaaggtatctttggcactacggtcggtaaattcagactccacgaggaaacatccccaaatgggttaagactgatcgacttcgccggagcccgaaatatggttatctgtagtactagattccagcataagaagatacatcaagctacctggctgtttccggatcgaaaaactaccaaccagatcgatcatgttgtgatagacggaaaacacatctccagtgttttagatgtgcgtgtgctccgaggtcctaacatggACTCGGaacactatcttgttgcagccaagattcgcacccgcctctgtgcagcaaaaaacgcacgccaggaaggaaggttcgacgttgagaagctgtaatcacaacagacaaccgaacgattttctactcggctttcactcctgctctctgagagcactcgtcaagaattcggtataagggaactgtgggacggcatttcaaactccttacgtacagctgcaaccgaaaccactggttttcggaaagtgcaaaagaactgctgctacgacgaggagtgccgtgtcgcagcggagagaaaacaggctgcttacctcgcaacgttacgatcgaccacaacacgtgcgggatgggatagataccgagagttgaagagggaagcgagacgcatctgcagacagaaaaagaaagaggccgaaatgcgtgagtacgaagagcttgataagctggccgacagaggtaatgctcgaaaattctacgaaaaattgCGGCAGCTtacggaaggtttcaagaccggagcattatcttgtagaacccctaaAATGTGAtatagtcaccgatgcccagagcatagttaaattatggagggaacacttctccagcctgctgaatggcagtgaacgtacaacgccggGAGAAGGCgcacccgattccccaatcgatgaagatggagcagacgttccattacccgaccacgaagaagttcgaatagcagttgcccgcctgaagaacaacaaagcggcaggggccgacggattgccggccgagctattcaaacacggcggcgaagaactttgtaaaatatggtcggacgaaagcatgcccaacaattggaatttaagtgtgctatgcccaatccataaaaaaggagaccccacaatctgcgccaactaccgtgggataagcctcctcaacatcgcgtacaaggttctatcgagcgtattgtgtgaaagattaaaacccaccgtcaacaaactgattggaccttatcagtgtggctttagacctggtaaatcaacaactgaccagatatttaccatgcgccaaatcttggaaaatacccgtgaaaggagaatcgacactcaccacctattcttcgatttcaaagctgctttcgacagcacgaaaaggagctgcctctatgccgcggtgtctgaacttggtatccccacaaaactaatacggctgtgtaaactgacgttgagcaataccaaaagctccgtcaggatcgggaaggacctctccgagccgttcaataccaaatgaggtttcagacaaggcgactcactatcgtgcgacttcttcaatctgctgctggagaaaattattcgagctgcagaacttaatcgagcaggtacaatcttttattagagtgtacagctgctggcgtataccgatgatattgatatcatcggcctcaacacacgcgccgttagttctgctttctccagactgaacaaggaagcaacgcaaatgggtctggcagtgaacgagggcaagacgaaatatctcctgttatcaaacaaacagtcgtcgcactcgcgacttggctctcacgtcactgttgacagtcataactttgaagttgtagataacttcgtctatttaggaaccagcattaacaccaccaacaatgtcagcctggaaatccaacgcaggattactcttgccaacaggtgctacttcggactgagtaggcaattgaaaagtaaagtcctctcgacgaacaaaagccaagctctataagtcactcataattcccgtccttctctatggtgcagaggctttgACGATGTCAACAATGGATGAGTCGACggtacgagttttcgaaaaaaggttctgcgaaagatttatggtcctttgcgcattggccacggcgaatatcgcattcgatggaacgatgagctgtacgagatattcgacgacattgacataattctgcgaattaaaaaacagcggctatgctggctaggtcatgttgtccggatggacgaaaacattccagctctgaaagtatttgacgcagtacccgccgggggaagcagaggaagaggaagacatccactcccttggaaggatcaagtggagaaggatctggcttcgtttggaatatccaattggcgactggcgcgcggttgttaactcggctataatggcgtaaacggtgtctacgccaattaagaagagaaagaaaaaatagGTATTCAGCTCTTTAGTAATTTCTCAAGAACAAAAGTACAttatttcgtcaagtaattttgacagctggttacgtaTTGTAGAGAACGTacatttatagagaaggttcatgGGGTGCCGATTGTCAAAATGTTCCTCATTTCCTcaatttcaccaatatttaacatgaaggggtcgaaaatagcagaattgagcattttcgtTGTTAAATGagtgtttaatccaaacaaatactcctctgcattactcccacaaattacaaaaagtaatagaggcgtaatgtagaggagtataaaccgccccaacttcacgcaacaggcgaaaaagGAGGAATGAAGGAGACGATTTTCCCGCGCTTTCACCACAAAGGTAATATTATCCCGCCAACATACAGAAGCGAACACAAATGAAATTAAGCGAATCACAAGTGAAACGATATACAAGTGAAGTACACAGTGAATACAGAAAAACACAAGTGAACactaagaaaaacaaaattcacagaAATTAAGCAAGTGGACAATTATTACATCAATTTAATATTACAAACCCAAGCAGATACAGCGGTGACAATCCCTATTCAAGTGGACAAACACTGGAGAAACCACCAAATCGGCACATtcgataaacaacaacaactcaggATTTAAAGCAGCAGCAGGTTACaatcatttaataaattaacatagatttacatatttatatctacTAATAACACATTTAACCATCATTGGttgcacacattcacacacccatatatttataattatattaaactcAATTAAACTCGAACATTTATAACGTTAAAACTAAAACGAAATATCTTTTAATAAAACGCAATCGGCCCcatacgtcgacataccccgacattTTTGGTCCTATCGAGCCgcgataattaaaagaaaaagactTCGTGGGAATTTTAACAACAATATCATCGTTGGAATTCCACAACCCAACCTGAAGGTTTTAAAAGAGTGcacccaacaaacaaaaactctACACGCTGAAGCAACAAATACCCcagcaagtaaataaaaacaaaaacaaaccgaaATTAACAAACCGGAAAAAATTTGTAAGTGCGACCcatatatttctaaatatattataataatacaatataaagtgcaaatcaaaaaattgttaaaaaacacCCAATTGCCAAATTGTGTCCTTAAACCGACTTAagcacaatttatttgttttattgggttaacaaaaatttgatctgcactatttaattatatgtatatacacatatttacatatacttacccaagagaagaagtgcaataataaaatatatgcatataatttgccgtcggctattgcattcttctcgttgaactcaaattatatatataaataaatatacacccgccattacatacctacatacgaATAGCGCACCCATTCCTTTATATTTGTTGGTGACAAAATTTGTTGGCGAACAGCGCGTCAAAAGACAattacccagtaggaaattaaaaaggtgacccagtaggaaaaagtgcaaaaccctgcaaaatattatttatcgaATTTTTTGTTACGATTCAtcggaaatttaataatttcataaatttaaccaTCGGACTCGGACACCAtcgaaataaaaacaataaaattaatttgaaattaaataaataaatcactatacaaaaagtttttaaagtttgttttcttaaattttcgtaACTCTACGcgatttatttttctcattcaacccaaatattaaatatatcttaCCCAAAGATGGAAATGGAAGAtttcaaaatcacaacaacGGATTTAATTGAATTCGTGGAAGACCATCTTCAGACCCAAAGTGAAGATGAGTCGGTCTATACCCTCGAAATTAAAAGGGTCGAACTAAATTCGCTTTACGAAAAAGCAAAGCACTCATACGATGCGATCAGAAGAATTTCCCGCGAAAGTCATGAAACCATCGATTTctttaaagtgaaagaaaaataccaaaaaagttaCAGAATGTACCTCTCTTGCTTAGCTTCCATCAACGAAGATGTAGATGCGCGTAAAACACAAGTGTCAACCCAACCCATTAAGGAAAGGACTTCAGAAGCCACAATGATGGATTTCGCTCCTGCAGTTCACCTTCCACCATGCGACACCGACATCTTTTACGGAGATTACACAACTTGGCCCACCTTTCGGGATATGTTTACAGCCCTGTATATCCGTAACCCAAGAATTAGTAACGTGGAAAGACTCTTTCACCTTACTCAGAAGacccgaggagaagcaagaGAGGTTATTCAAAACGCACCCTTAACAAATGATGGTTTCATACTTGCCTGGAAAAATTTAGTCGACCAGTACGAAAATAAGAGGTTGCAGGTAAACACCCAATTAAAGACCCTTTTTAACCTACCCCAAGTAACTCAGGAAACCGGTTGTGCTATAAAAAGCTTACAACGTTCGGTTAATAACGTTTTAACCAATTTAAACAACCTTGAGATTGACACACAAAGCTGGGATCCGATATTAATATATCTTTGTAGTTCCAAACTACCTAAACAAACTCTCGAAATGTTTGAATATACCCTAGCAGACAATTCAGATATACCGACGTGGTcaaatttcgacaattttttaacCCACAAATACAAAACCCTCGAATCTGTTGGAAATTTCAAAGCTTCAGTAGCAAAATTACCCCCATTCCACACCGGTGCAGTTAAAAGAACAGATGAAAAGAAATACAACACTTTTCATGCAAACGTGGCTGAAACGCCAATTGCTAGACCCTCTAATacccaaagaaataataatttcaactttactcAACATAATATAGATACAGAAAGCTGTAAGCTCTGTAAAAAGCAGCACCCTATTCGAGAATGTCCCAAATTTCTCGCAATGAATGTGGAGTCACGTATCtccacaatcaaaaaatatggttattgCTATAACTGCTTGGCCATATCACACAGCTACAAGAACTGTGTGAGTAAATTCTCGTGTCGTAAGtgtcacaaaaaacacaatactCTGATACACAGAGAATCCAGCTTTCGACCTGAATCCACTCCGGAAATACCAAACGTCACTAGTTCGAACCATGAAAACGCTTCAAGTACCGCACTACCCACTCaaagcacaaatacaaatcggcAAGCCTACACTACAACTATACAGTCCACTATATCATCAACCCAAGACCCACCCAACCCAAGTAGGAAGCAGATATTACTCGGTACTGCAATGGTTcaaatagaacataatggcCAGCGATATTCCGCGAGAGCCCTTATTGATTCAGGATCGGAAGCCACATTTATATCTCGAAGACTTCAGAGAAGCTTGCATATACCCACCCACTCTGTATCAGCCCAAGTGACCGGACTAAATAATGCAGTTTCAGCAACACCAACGAGTATTTGTGAAATCACGCTTTGCTCACccttaaacacaaattataagcTATCAGCACAGGCATTTATACTAAATAGCCTAACTGATAATTTACCCTCATACCCCATAGATCCAAAGCAGTGTCTTAAAAATCTTGGATTCACTTTAGCCGACACCCAATTTCACAAACCCAGACCCGTGGATATACTAATCGGTAGTGATATCTATCCAAGTATTTTACTCAATGGAGTAAAGAGAAACGTACTAGGTTCACTCTTAGCTCAAGAGACAGAATTCGGATGGATATTGTCCGGACCCATAACCCAACCCTCCCAAAATTCCACCATAGTATCATTTCACAATAAAGTGAATCCCGAGAGTCTTCTCACACGTTTTTGGGAGGTGGAGGAAATCCCAAAGGAATCCGTAGTTTCCAAATCGGACCAAATTTGTgaggaaattttccaaaaaactaccCGTCGTAATCCAGATGGGCGCTATATAGTAACCCTACCCTTCAAAGAACCCGACAATATTGATATCGGACAATCTAGACATATAGCGTTGGCCCAATTCCTCAGAAATGAAcgagctttacttaaaaaacccgAAGTGAAAGCAGAATACGACAAAGCAATCATGGAATATTTGGAACTCGGACAAATGAAGAAAGTAGAGTATGACCCTTCTGGTAAAGCGACCCAATATTACTTACCACACCACGCGGTCATTAAACCCGACCGTATAACCACGAAATTGCGTGTGGTATTTAACGCATCTTGCCCCACGTTAAATCACAAAAGCTTGAATGACGTCTTACATATCGGGCCTACTTTACAGAAAGACCTTGTTATTCTGATAACAAATTGGCGACTCTTCCAATTCGTTTTTAACGCGGATATTCAGAAAATGTACCGGCAAATACTCGTAGACCCTAAACACACTCGGTTCCAAAGGATATTATTTAGGAAGTCCCCGGAAGACACAATAGAAGACTTCGAATTGCAAACAGTCACGTTCGGCATAAATTGTGCACCGTATCTAGCAATCCGGACCCTCATGAAACTTGCCGATGATATAGAAGAAACCCACCCATTAGCAGCCAAAATACTTCGCCAGGAAatgtatgtagacgatgttTTAGCCGGAACACATGACCTGACCACGGCAAAGTCAGCACGAGATGAACTCATTTCCGCTCTGAAGACCCCAGGATTCGCTCTGCGAAAATGGACCTCCAATGACCCACACATTCTGAAAGGACTTCCACAGGATCATCTTTTGGAGACAGAAACACTCAACCTTTCGGAACCCGAGAACACCAAAACCCtgggcattcgatggaactccaAAAAGGATTCATTTTTCTTCCTCGTCAACCCAATGGAGAAAAAACCCGCATACACCAAACGAGAAGTTTTATCAgccatagcaaaattgtttgaccCAGCCGGTTGGCTTAGTCCAATAATAATCacggcaaaaataattatgcaacaaatatggCTGGATAAAACTGACTGGGATGAAAGCCTGAAACCCCTCACCCTTCATCGATGGAACAGCTTCGTAAAGGATTACGACAACAtcaacaaaattgaaataccCAGGTGGACCCATTTTAACCCAACAGCCACCATTGAATTCCACGGTTTCTCTGATGCTTCAGAAAAAGCATATGCCGCGACACTTTATATAAGGGTTTCAGTTGGAGACAAAATATGGACAACTCTCTTAGTGTCAAAAACAAGAGTTGCTCCCATTAAAACCGTATCCCTACCCAGATTGGAACTCTGCGGAGCGGTTCTACTGGCTAACCTTTTTAACTCTACCCTACCCCAACTACACCTaacccaatataaaaattatttttggactgaCTCAACCATAGTTCTTGCTTGGTTAAACAAACCACCCTGTTCATGGACCACTTTCGTTTCACATCGAGTAGCTGCAATCACCGAGAAAGTGGGAGTCGATAATTGGAACCATGTGGAAAGCCAAGACAATCCCGCAGACTTGGCAAGCCGAGGTTGTACACCCACCGATCTATTAAATTGCAACCTCTGGTGGCATGGACCCCAATGGCTACAACATGAAAAGGAGCATTTCCCAGCAACGGAGAAAATATACAACACCACCGTGGAGTTCAAACCCGTTAAGACGTTTGCGATAACCACCCAAGAGGATATACTCGAAAGATTTTCCTCATTCCCCAGAGCTATTCGCGTTATCGCTTACCTATTCAGGTTTTGCGCAAATGCCTTACCAAGGAGACGAGAAACTGATTACGCAAACCACGAAATAACCCCGGAAGAGTTCAAAACAACCCGAATGAAGTTAATTATTCACacccaaaaaacacatttccgAGAAGAATATGATGCATTGACCCGTAAAACCCAAATACATAAGAAAAGTTCATTATTGACTTTAAATCCATTCATTGACCCTAAAGGAGTTATGCGAAGTGACGGAAGATTAACCAATTCCGCAGCGCTATCATATAATGAGCGCCACCCTATCCTATTACCCTATAATAGTCGTATAACAAAATTACTAACTCAATTTACCCATTTAGCAACGTTACACGGCGGAAATCAGCTAGTTCTCCGACTCCTAAGGACAGAATTCTGGATACCCAAAGCAAAGATGCTGATTAAAACAATCATTCATCAATGCAAAACGTGCATCATACACAACAAGGCTcaacaaacccaaataatggcaGCTCTTCCAAATGAACGAACCATCCTAACCCGGCCGTTTGCTAACACTGGTATCGATTTCGCTGGACCCTATGACATCAAAAACTACACTGGGAGAGCATGTCTAATCACCAAaggatatatatgtgtatttgtatgcttcTCAACTAAAGCAATACATCTCGAACCCGTTAGCGATCTCACTACACAAGCCTTCCTAGCAGCATTCTCTCGTTTCTTCTCGAGGCGTGGATGCCCCGCCAATCTTTATTCCGACAACGGAACAAACTTTATAGGAGCTTCACAGTTGCTAGTTAAAGATCGGCGTGAATTCTTACATACACTTCGAACTCAAATTGCATCTCTCCATAGCCATCAAAATATCTCATGGCACTTCAACCCACCAGGAGCTCCACATATGGGTGGATTATGGGAAGCAggcgtaaaaagtctaaaaacccACCTAAAAAAGAtcgcaaaactacaaaaattcacgttcgAAGAATTTGCTACCCTATTGACCCGCATTGAAAGCTGTTTAAACTCTCGACCCATAAGCCCCATAAGTGATGACTCAACAAGCTTGGAACCTCTAACTCCAGGACACTTCCTTATAGGTACCCCATTGCTAACCCCTGCCGAACCCAATTTAGAGGATGCAAATTTAAGCATCGTTAACAGATGgcagaaactaaaaatactctaCCAGCACATTTGCAAGAGATGGAAAGAAGAGTACCTCAAGGAACTACACAAGCGATATAAATGGAAATACCCACATCGTAATGTTGAAGTTAACGACTTAGTCGTTATAAGAAACGACAATACTTCACCCAACGAATGGAAGCTCGGTCGAATCCAAAAGGTCTTCCCCGGCTTAGACCATAAAACACGAGTGGTTGAAATCCGAACTGCTCAAGGCACAGTAACCCGCCCCATcacaaaaattgtgatattaaaTACAGAATAACATACaagttttctcttcttttttagtgAAATGGCCCCAACAATCACCAACTCACCCAAACCTCGTTCTATGAGCCCAACAATCACCAACTCACCCAAACCTCGTCGCATGAGCTCAGCAATTAGCATCCGGTCCCGTAGCGCAACCCGCAGCATTACACCGATTTCGGAAGACGAAACGATGTCCCGACGCATTCAACGTTTCAAGTCGACCCTTCCCACTATTCGTGAAGAAAAGGAATGTGATGATCGCACAACACGGAAAACgatctcacatcgaagaaaacacaCATCATCCCGTCATGTCGCTTGCGGAATATGCAAGAAAGACCACCGTCTAGTGACTTGCGCTACGTACTCGGCatataacataaacaaaaaatacgaagCAGTAATCAAATACAACTACTGCGTTAATTGCTTAGCCAGGTCGCACAAGACAGGAGGATGCACCAGCAAAAATAGATGTTCCGTTTGTCATGGGAAACATCATTCATCCCTACACGGACATCCGAGGCTATACCCGACCAACGATGCCAATGTTGTGGAGAAACATCCACTTGCAATAGAGACCCGACTACCATCCTTACTGGCTAAGCAGACCCTAGTACCCACGTTGAAGATACGATTAAGATGCGATGGTGAATGGCATAAAGTTCGAGCCATTTTAAACCCTACCCTCAAAATCACGAATATAGCAGCTGAACTCGTCAAACACTTAAAACTGCCAATTACATACCTCAACACGTATCGTATTTGTAGCATACAAATCAGCTCAAATAATGACACAAAGTTTTCTCTGGAATGTAACGCAGTCATCACCCACAAGCTACCCAAAAAACCCTATGAGCGAGATCTAAGCGACGATGTGCAAatgcgctttgaacacttagtTCTCGCTGACCCTCAATTCCACAGCAACAGGGAGATAACGTTGGAGATTGGAGCAGATGTGTACCCTCAAATCATCAGAAATGGACTATTCAAACCCGATAATGGTACGGTGGTAGCGCAGAATACAGCATTTGGCTGGACCCTTACTGGCACCATCTAACCATAAGTATATTGCTgataaatactcaaaaaaaatctcaattttttcaatacccaATCAGTTACCCTATTAATACTCAATTATTTCGCAGATTCTGCAAGGTGGCCGggatgtttaatccaaacaaatactcctctgcattactcccacaaattacaaaaagtaatagaggcgtaatgtagaggagtataaaccgccccaacttcacgcaacaggcgaaaaagGAGGAATGAAGGAGACGATTTTCCCGCGCTTTCACCACAAAGGTAATATTATCCCGCCAACATACAGAAGCGAACACAAATGAAATTAAGCGAATCACAAGTGAAACGATATACAAGTGAAGTACACAGTGAATACAGAAAAACACAAGTGAACactaagaaaaacaaaattcacagaAATTAAGCAAGTGGACAATTATTACATCAATTTAATATTACAAACCCAAGCAGATACAGCGGTGACAATCCCTATTCAAGTGGACAAACACTGGAGAAACCACCAAATCGGCACATtcgataaacaacaacaactcaggATTTAAAGCAGCAGCAG contains the following coding sequences:
- the LOC125776344 gene encoding uncharacterized protein LOC125776344, with translation MAPTITNSPKPRSMSPTITNSPKPRRMSSAISIRSRSATRSITPISEDETMSRRIQRFKSTLPTIREEKECDDRTTRKTISHRRKHTSSRHVACGICKKDHRLVTCATYSAYNINKKYEAVIKYNYCVNCLARSHKTGGCTSKNRCSVCHGKHHSSLHGHPRLYPTNDANVVEKHPLAIETRLPSLLAKQTLVPTLKIRLRCDGEWHKVRAILNPTLKITNIAAELVKHLKLPITYLNTYRICSIQISSNNDTKFSLECNAVITHKLPKKPYERDLSDDVQMRFEHLVLADPQFHSNREITLEIGADVYPQIIRNGLFKPDNGTVVAQNTAFGWTLTGTI